Proteins encoded together in one Labrus mixtus chromosome 18, fLabMix1.1, whole genome shotgun sequence window:
- the LOC132993226 gene encoding 14-3-3 protein beta/alpha-1-like, giving the protein MERTDLITMAKLAEQAERYDDMAEFMKGVTEMGVELSNEERNLLSVAYKNVVGARRSAWRVMSSIGLKAEGSEKKQETVKEYREKVEKELQEICENVLKLLDSHLIENATNSESKVFYLKMKGDYYRYLAEVASGDAKTKTIDNSQQAYEEAFKISEKDMDSTHPIRLGLALNFSVFYYEILNSPEKACELAKKAFDDAIAELDQLNEESYKDSTLIMQLLRDNLTLWTSDNVPDEGEAGEVDAGENEN; this is encoded by the exons atGGAAAGAACGGATCTTATTACTATGGCCAAGCTGGCAGAGCAGGCTGAGCGCTACGACGACATGGCAGAGTTCATGAAGGGAGTTACAGAGATGGGAGTCGAGCTGTCAAACGAGGAGAGGAACCTGCTGTCCGTCGCTTACAAAAACGTGGTTGGGGCGAGGCGGTCCGCATGGAGGGTGATGTCCAGCATCGGACTGAAGGCCGAGGGCTCCGAGAAGAAGCAGGAGACTGTCAAGGAGTATCGGGAGAAGGTGGAGAAGGAGCTGCAAGAGATTTGCGAAAACGTTTTG AAACTGTTGGATAGTCATTTAATTGAAAATGCAACAAACTCTGAGAGCAAAGTCTTCTATCTAAAGATGAAGGGGGACTACTATAGATACCTTGCTGAAGTTGCCTCTGGAGATGCAAAAACAA AGACCATTGACAACTCACAGCAAGCATATGAGGAGGCGTTTAAAATCAGCGAGAAAGACATGGACTCCACACATCCCATCCGCTTAGGATTGGCCCTCAACTTCTCTGTCTTTTACTATGAGATCCTCAACTCCCCAGAAAAGGCCTGTGAATTGGCTAAAAAG GCATTTGATGATGCCATTGCTGAGCTTGACCAGCTAAATGAGGAGTCCTACAAAGACAGCACTCTCATCATGCAGCTCCTCAGAGACAACCTGACA TTATGGACATCGGACAACGTTCCCGATGAAGGCGAAGCTGGAGAAGTAGATGCCGGTGAGAACGAGAACTAA